A DNA window from Malus domestica chromosome 12, GDT2T_hap1 contains the following coding sequences:
- the LOC103430282 gene encoding disease resistance protein RPV1-like: MGCIISLPQMWFRSLFSTSSSSAADSAAGDADNVDIPPHQEKYDVFISFRGEDTRRGITSHLHHALEQKKIVTYIDDRLQRGEAIGPALEEAIKKSKLSVIIFSKNYGSSSWCLEELVHILKCKENGQMVIPVFYDIDPSHVRKQQGSYAVAFARHEKRCKDSIDKVHKWRDALTTAANLSGFHYSNNSGSEADLIKKVVDEIWTKLVCESSSNLEGLVGIESHVKQIESLLDIDSQDACITIGIWGMGGIGKTTLSETVFDKLSSKFTASCFLRNVRMNSEQTNGLDHLEEKLFKEILDEKDLCIRSTFVRERLSRTKVLIVLDDVSDSNQMERLAGIRHRYGIGSRIIITSRDKRTLRETVKEDKIYEVEGLKQDDALKLFYSRAFKNNSTSRTDYKELAEKAVDYAGGLPLALVHLGSSFLNCKNKEEWEDELNKLEELPNEKIHNVLRLSYDGLERNEKEIFLDIACFHKGKDVVEVKRMLDIRGFFAASGIRILIDTSLISIDSRWNAIEVHDLLQEMGSTVVLEQCIEDPSKRNRLFKDEDVNCILKNNSGTPIVQAVLMNWYKIEGQTLKRADFRVMSKLMMLIVVNSLDRVNSLDPPDSLQYLLRCLQSSFSYENLVELPIPEGQVNKIWNEDLFGSYSLDLPNSLRYLNWSGYPLKSLPSKFSPENLVELHMPESQVNKLWNEDQRLVKLKVIDLKGSKYLTEVPNLSWSPKIVHVNLDGCERLVEIPGDFQHLHKLTDLNLHGCKCLKHLPDMPENIAFLDLYGSGIQELPESVWSNKNISYLNISHCEDLKKLPSNRCKLKVSGCFDLGYCKSLSEFSELPRDISQLSLVGCKRLVSLPTDICKLKYLKELKLSLCPNLENFPKILEPMEHLESLCLSGTQVQELHSSIEFLPALKTIELLGCKRLSSIPESICKLKSLNILNLGGCSAFYEFPQILEPMEHLNFLSLKGTALEKLPSSIGKLIGLQTLDLDECKNLNVVPRSIYSLTNLATLKFRDCWGLKELPSGSVGLLSLKVLDLFHTRISEIPDGVVGSTSLQDLDLTGTMIRSIPASIKQASQLHTLSLIGCKQLQSLPELPVLCNLKAQGCTSLKTVSSSRAALTQGWDKYVAFGKLDFFDCPKLDHNARSNIMDDGQLRVMRVATEPLEEPYGHDDLHASIVCPGKEIPNWFSCSYQSEGPLVHIKLPPDWFRTGLLGFALSAVVSCVSNCQSELTLIADFNVKFLGESHELFSSLLFIPQASESSFRESNDYCYYPDHMYVWTKRFQSEEVAKKCSLDVYKLANEASVEFDMEGAKVLKCGICPLYA, from the exons ATGGGATGCATCATTTCTCTCCCGCAGATGTGGTTCAGATCGTTATTTTCTACTTCGTCGTCTTCTGCTGCTGATTCTGCAGCTGGTGACGCTGACAATGTTGATATCCCCCCTCATCAGGAAAAGTATGATGTGTTCATCAGTTTCAGAGGTGAGGACACCCGCCGTGGCATCACCAGCCATCTTCACCACGCCTTAGAACAGAAGAAAATTGTAACCTACATAGATGACAGACTTCAGAGAGGAGAAGCAATCGGACCTgcccttgaagaagcaatcAAGAAATCTAAGCTTTCAGTgatcattttctcaaaaaactACGGTTCTTCCTCATGGTGTTTGGAAGAACTTGTGCACATACTCAAATGCaaggaaaatggccagatggTTATACCCGTATTCTACGACATCGATCCATCACATGTCCGAAAACAACAGGGGAGCTATGCGGTTGCATTTGCTAGACATGAAAAACGTTGCAAGGACAGTATCGACAAGGTGCATAAGTGGAGGGATGCTTTGACGACTGCGGCCAATCTATCTGGGTTTCATTACTCAAACAATTCCGG GTCGGAGGCAGATCTAATTAAGAAAGTTGTTGATGAGATTTGGACCAAATTGGTTTGTGAATCATCAAGCAATTTGGAGGGCCTGGTTGGAATCGAAAGCCATGTCAAGCAAATAGAATCACTGTTAGACATTGATTCACAGGACGCTTGCATCACTATAGGAATTTGGGGGATGGGTGGTATTGGCAAGACCACCCTTTCTGAAACTGTATTTGACAAACTCTCTTCTAAATTCACAGCCAGTTGTTTTCTTAGAAATGTTAGGATGAACTCAGAACAAACAAATGGACTAGATCACTTGGAAGAAAAACTTTTTAAAGAGATATTAGACGAAAAAGATCTATGCATAAGATCAACTTTTGTTCGAGAAAGGCTGAGTCGTACAAAGGtcctcattgttcttgatgatgtGAGTGATTCAAACCAAATGGAACGTCTAGCTGGCATTCGTCATCGGTATGGCATTGGAAGTCGAATCATTATCACAAGTAGAGATAAGAGGACGCTTAGGGAGACTGTTAAAGAGGATAAGATCTACGAGGTTGAGGGATTAAAACAGGATGACGCTCTAAAACTCTTCTATTCCCGTGCTTTCAAGAATAACAGTACTTCTAGAACAGATTATAAGGAATTGGCAGAAAAGGCAGTTGATTATGCTGGAGGCCTTCCTTTAGCTCTCGTACATCTGGGGTCCTCATTCCTAAATTGCAAGAACAAAGAAGAATGGGAAGATGAATTGAACAAATTGGAAGAACTTCCCAATGAAAAAATCCATAATGTGTTGCGACTGAGTTACGATGGATTGGAAAGAAATGAGAAGGAGATATTCCTAGATATAGCATGTTTTCATAAAGGGAAGGATGTGGTTGAGGTAAAACGAATGTTAGATATTCGTGGATTCTTTGCAGCAAGCGGAATTAGAATTCTCATTGATACGTCTCTCATATCAATTGATTCAAGATGGAATGCCATAGAGGTGCATGATTTGCTACAAGAAATGGGAAGCACAGTTGTTCTCGAACAATGTATTGAAGATCCCAGTAAACGGAATAGGTTGTTCAAGGATGAGGATGTCAATTGTATACTGAAAAATAACTCG GGAACTCCAATTGTTCAAGCCGTATTAATGAACTGGTATAAGATTGAAGGGCAAACATTGAAACGTGCAGACTTCAGAGTGATGTCTAAACTAATGATGCTAATTGTGGTTAACTCTCTTGATCGGGTTAACTCTCTAGATCCTCCCGATTCTCTTCAATATCTTTTGAGATGTTTGCAGTCAAGTTTTTCTTATGAAAATCTAGTTGAGCTTCCTATACCCGAAGGCCAAGTTAATAAGATATGGAATGAAGACCTG TTTGGCAGTTACTCTCTAGATCTTCCCAATTCTCTTCGTTATCTTAACTGGAGTGGATATCCTTTGAAATCATTGCCGTCAAAATTTTCTCCTGAAAATCTAGTTGAGCTTCATATGCCCGAAAGCCAAGTTAATAAGCTATGGAATGAAGACCAG AGACTTGTGAAATTAAAAGTGATTGATCTGAAGGGCTCTAAATATCTAACGGAAGTTCCAAATCTCTCTTGGAGTCCAAAAATTGTGCACGTAAATCTTGATGGCTGTGAACGCTTGGTTGAAATTCCTGGGGATTTTCAACATCTTCATAAGCTTACTGATCTTAATCTTCATGGCTGCAAGTGTCTCAAGCATCTTCCAGATATGCCAGAAAATATTGCATTCTTAGATTTATATGGCAGTGGTATACAAGAGTTGCCTGAATCAGTTTGGTCTAACAAAAACATTTCTTACTTGAATATAAGTCATTGTGAAGACCTTAAGAAACTTCCAAGCAACAGGTGTAAGCTGAAAGTCTCTGGTTGTTTTGATCTAGGGTACTGCAAATCTCTTAGCGAGTTTTCTGAGCTTCCCAGGGATATAAGTCAATTATCGTTGGTTGGTTGCAAGAGACTTGTGAGTCTCCCAACCGACATTTGTAAGTTGAAATATCTCAAGGAACTCAAGCTCTCTTTGTGCCCTAACCTTGAAAACTTCCCAAAGATCTTGGAGCCAATGGAACATTTGGAATCACTTTGTTTAAGTGGAACACAAGTTCAAGAGCTACACTCATCAATCGAGTTTCTCCCTGCTCTCAAAACAATTGAACTACTAGGTTGCAAAAGGCTTTCAAGTATCCCAGAGAGCATTTGTAAGTTGAAATCTCTTAACATACTTAATCTCGGAGGTTGCTCTGCATTTTACGAATTCCCTCAAATCTTGGAGCCAATGGAACATCTGAACTTTCTTAGTTTGAAAGGGACAGCGCTTGAAAAGCTTCCTTCGTCTATTGGGAAACTAATTGGGCTTCAAACATTAGATCTTGATGAGTGCAAGAACCTTAATGTTGTCCCAAGAAGTATCTACAGTTTAACCAACCTTGCAACTCTCAAATTTCGTGACTGTTGGGGACTCAAAGAGTTGCCATCCGGTTCTGTTGGTTTGCTCTCTTTGAAAGTTCTAGACCTCTTTCACACCCGCATATCAGAAATCCCTGACGGTGTCGTTGGCTCAACCTCATTGCAAGATTTAGATCTGACTGGAACCATGATTAGGAGCATACCTGCAAGCATCAAACAAGCTTCTCAGTTGCATACACTAAGCTTAATCGGGTGCAAGCAGCTTCAATCATTACCAGAGCTCCCAGTGCTATGTAATCTTAAAGCTCAAGGCTGCACGTCGCTGAAGACAGTGTCAAGTTCAAGGGCTGCACTCACACAAGGTTGGGATAAATACGTCGCTTTTGggaaacttgatttttttgatTGCCCGAAATTGGATCATAATGCAAGGAGCAACATAATGGATGACGGACAGCTTAGAGTTATGCGAGTGGCAACTGAGCCATTAGAGGAACCTTATGGTCATGATGACCTTCATGCTAGCATTGTATGTCCGGGAAAAGAAATTCCAAATTGGTTCAGCTGCAGCTATCAAAGTGAGGGACCTTTAGTTCATATCAAGCTTCCTCCAGATTGGTTTCGAACAGGTTTGTTGGGTTTTGCTCTCTCTGCTGTTGTTTCTTGTGTTTCCAACTGCCAGAGTGAGTTGACACTAATAGCTGATTTCAATGTCAAATTCCTGGGTGAAAGCCATGAACTGTTCTCTTCTTTATTATTTATCCCACAAGCCAGCGAATCAAGCTTTAGGGAATCGAATGACTACTGTTACTACCCGGATCACATGTATGTGTGGACTAAGCGCTTTCAAAGTGAAGAGGTAGCAAAAAAATGCTCCCTTGATGTTTACAAACTTGCCAATGAGGCCTCTGTTGAATTCGACATGGAGGGTGCGAAGGTGTTAAAGTGTGGTATATGCCCGTTGTATGCTTAA